Part of the Verrucomicrobiales bacterium genome, AAGAGAGCCGCGGAGAATTCCTTCGAATCAAATGGCTGCAAATCCTCGGGTTTCTCACCCAGACCGATAAACTTGATGGGGAGCCCCAACTCACGGTGGATCGCGACCACCATGCCACCCTTGCTGGTGCCGTCCAGCTTGGTGATGACCAACCCCGTGATCTTCACCGACTTATTGAACTCGCGCGCCTGGTTCAGCGCATTCATCCCGGTGGAACCATCCAAAACCAGCAACGTCTCGTGCGGCGCTCCGGCCAACTTCTTGTCCATGACGCGATGCACTTTGACCAGCTCCTGCATCAAGTTGTGCTTGGTGTGAAGCCGGCCGGCCGTGTCCACAAACAGATAGTCGGCCCCGCGGCCTTGAGCGGCTACCACCGCGTCGTGAGCAACCGAAGCCGCATCAGCCCCATGCTCTCCGGCAATCACGGGCACATTCAGTCGCTGCCCCCAAAGTTTGAGTTGCTCGATGGCAGCCGCGCGAAAGGTGTCGCAGGCCGCCAGCATCGCCACCTGCCCCCGGTTTTGAACCAAGCTGGCCAGTTTCGCGGCGGTGGTGGTCTTGCCGCTGCCGTTAACGCCCACCATGGAAACCACCGTCACCCCCGACGCCGCCTTGACCAACGGCGCCTGCGCGCCGGAAAGGCTCTTTTCCACTTCGCGACGCGCGATCTCGAGAAAGTCGACGCCAGAGCGCCCCTGGGTTTCATAGGCCTTGCGGGCTTCGCGGCAAATCTGGTCCGTCACCGTCGCCCCCAGATCAGCCCCCAGCAGCGCCATCTCAATCTCCTCCAGGCTCGCCCCGGACAACTTGGGGGAAAGAGTGACGATCCGCTTGATCTCGTGGACTAGCTTGTCCTTGGTCTTGGACAGGCCGTCTTTGAACTTTTGCAACAAACTGAACATGTGTTTCCTGTGGTTCGCTTCGATCAACGTCCTGCTGACCTCACTCGATCTCGGCGTTCGCGAAGACGCTCGACAAACGGATAAGGAATCTTGACCCCGCCGATCAAGGGACATCCCTTGTTCATGCCGTGGCAATCCGATCCCCCCGAGACCAAAAGATGCAGCTGGTCGGCCATGCGGCGGTAGCGATCGACGTCGGAAGGCGAATGCCGACTATGCCAGCATTCCAGTCCATCCAGTCCCAGAGCAGCGAGTTCCGGGATCAGATCATCGGATCGATTGAGAGCCGGGTGAGCCATCACCGCCACCCCGCCCGCCTGATGAATCAGCTGGATGGCCTCATCGACAGAGAGCTTCGCTTTGGGCACCCAGGCCGGGCGATGCATCTTGAGATATCGGTCGAACGCCTCATCCGACGTCGCGCAGAAACCGGCCTGAACCAAGGCCCGGGCGATGTGGGGACGCCCCGGCGATCGGCACCCGGCCAGCTCAAAGACCTGATCTGCCTCCAGCGCGACCCCAACCTCGTTCAAGCGCTGCACCATCTGACGGATGCGTTCCTGTCGCACTCCTTGATAATGGTTCAGGACGGAAAGCAGCCGGGCGTGCTCGATATCCAGGTAATAACCCAAGATGTGGAGTTCAACCCCATTGGAAGCCTGGGCGGTGAACTCGCACCCCTCGATAAACTCGATTCCATGACGAGCACAAGCCTCGGCCATCGGCGGGCAACCCTCAACCGTGTCATGATCCGTCAAGGACACCGCTTGGAGCCCATGGCGAGCCGCCTCGGAAGCCAGCTCGTCCGGACTGTAGGTCCCGTCGGAAAAACGCGTGTGCAGATGCAAATCCGCCAGCCACTCCGCGGTGGATGTGGAAGTAGCCCCGCTCACGAGGTCACAGCGCGTGCCGGGCGAAGCAACTCGCCTTTGATCTTGTCCAGAATTCCGTTCACGAACTTGCCGGAATCTTGGGTTGAGAACCGTTTCGCAATCTCGACCGCCTCGTTGATGCTGACCACCGGCGGAATATCGTCCCGGTGCCGCATTTCATAGACCGCCAAACGCAGGATATTACGGTCTACGGCTGCCATTCGGCGAATGTCCCAGTTGTGCGCAAACTTCTGAATCTCAGCATCGATCGCATCCCGATGTTGGATCACGCCGCGGATAAGCGGCTCGGAAAACGAGCGAAGCGCCAGGTCATCCGTCGTGGGCGCAGCCGATTCCGGATCAGGGGTGCCCACCAAGGTAGGCTTGTCCTCCTTCAGCGCCGCCAATCGTTGCGACTCGAAGAAATGATCCATGGCCTCGCCCAGGTTTTCGGCCGGGTTAAAGTCAAACTGATAAAGAAACTGAAGCGCGCGCTCGCGCGCCTTTCGTCGCGTACCCATGCCATCAGCTTGCCGGAGGCGAGCAGAACGGAGAAGCAAATTATCGAGTGAATCTTCAAGCGCGACAAAAGCTGGGCTTTGGAGTTTAGTTTCCTAACTGTGAATGCACAACTGCTTCAACTGATTGGAGTAGCCAAAGACCATGGTGCCAGCGACCTCCATATCGAGGCCGGTCTGCCAGCGGCCCTGAGAATCCGCGGCCAATTGCGCGCCCTCGATCAAGCTCTCCCTCCCAAGGACACCCTGGCAATGGCCCAAAGTCTTTTGCAATCAGAGGGTTGGAACCAGTTTCTTCAACGGCGCTCGGCCGACCTGTCGGTCACAGCCCAGGGAATCAGATGCCGGATCAACATCCTCCAGACAGCCCGCGGAGTCGGCATGGCCATCCGAATCCTCGCCGCCCACCAAGTCACACTGGACGCCCTGAATCTCCACCCCGACCTCAAGCGCTTGGCTCAGGCCCACACCGGCCTTTTGGTGGTCACCGGCCCCACCGGATCGGGCAAATCATCCACGGTGGCGGCCTATGTCGAGGAGATCAACCAAACCGAAGCGCGCAACATTATCACTATCGAGAGCCCGATCGAGTTCTTACACCGCCCCAAAAAGGCGTATTTGCGCCAGCGGGAAGTCGGCCGCGACACTCCTTCGTTCGAGCAAGCCCTCATGGACGCATTGCGCGAGGATCCCGATGTCCTGGTGGTCGGGGAAATGCGCGATCCCTCCACGATGCGCCTGACTCTCAGTGCGGCTGAAACCGGCCACCTCGTCATCACCACCATGCACTCAGGCACTGCCACCGAGGCGCTTCAACGGCTCGTTTCTAGCTTTCCGCCCGAAGCTCAATCCAGTGTTCGGGCCCAACTCGCCGACTGTCTGGTAGGCGTCATCGCTCAGCGTCTGAGATATCGGCCCGACTTAAAGCTCAGGGTTCCCGAGTGCGAAGTCCTGATCATGACCCACGCCACCCGAGCCCAAGTCCGCGCCGGAGAATTCCACAAACTGGCGTCGTCCATCGAAACCGGTGCAGAGCATGGAATGTGGAGTTTCGCCCGCTACTCCCATTGGATCGAAAACCGCAAGCAGTGGTTCAACGCCGCCGAACTCCTCCCCGCCGAACCAGATGAGCTTCCCGCGTCAGTTCTACCTCCGCTGCCCTCTCCGGGGATTCCGCAGGCTCTCCCACGACCCGTTTCAACGCCCCCTCCTCCGCCCCCCACCAGCGAACCCACTCGCCCGGGACGGAGGATTGAGATCGAGCCGATCGAGGGTGCCGTCGACGAACTTTTGAAGCGACTAGGCCCGTCCTGAACCGTTTTGAGGCATCCACACGCATCACGCGTGGAAATTACGCACATTTCCCCCCTGGTTCGAAAAGGCTGGTTCGCATTACCAACGACTTACCGTTTGGCATCCCGCCTGCTTTAATAAACCGAGGACTGAAGCTTTTGGGTTGGCCTCAGTTCCCACAATAGGGTTTGGGTTAGGGTTAGGGTTATCGTCCCGCTTGCGCCGCCTAGGGATCGGCAGCAGGCGGGACGTTTTTATTTCCTACCGGAGCTGATTCCACCACTGAGCGATCCAATAACCTCCGCCCCCGAACCATCCCAGGGCACCCCGCCAGCCCACCCACCACAGCCCGAGAATCCATAGCAGCGGGGTGAAATCCAACTTCCGGGCCTGGAGACGCCAAGCTCCGAGCAACCCGAGCAGGTTGCGGGCAGTCACCCCGATGAAGTTCCAAAAAGCGGCCTCACCCAGATAGATGTAGCTGTTCAACACATACAATCCCATCACTGAAAGCAACGCGGGTATCCACGTCTGATAGGCATAGACTCCCATCAAGACGCAGCGAAAGACCCGCGTTTCCAGAGAAGCGGGGACGGGAAAGAGCCCGATTACTTCCAACCACCACCCAATCCCGAGCCAAAGAAGACCGGCCAACAACCCTGGCAACATCAGTTTAGCCCACACCGGGAATCGCTGCACCCTGCCCAAGTGAAGCCGGACCAACCGAAGGCAGGCATCAGGCTCAGTGACGCGATGATTCAAAACACTCAGCAGAAGTAGCCAGAAGTAAAAAACCAAGCTAAAGACCGCGAAGCTCAACCCGGAGAAGAGAAACATGCGCATGATCATCCGTGGGTTGAACGAAATGGAAACCAACCCGAGCGGAAGGACCATGTTGACCCGGAGATTGTTTCCGATGGTGTAGTAGGCCAAGGCCCGGATGAGCAACAAGCCAATCAACGCCGCCAGATAGGGCCAAGCCTCCGCTTTGGGGGATGCTGTGCTCTTAAGTGTGCCGGCCAGAGAAATACCGCCCGGTCCAGGATCCTTCTTGGCCAGCCTCAAAAACCGCCAGTTCAGCCACAGCAACAGAGCGGCAAGATTCAGGATGAAATCGAGAAGTGCCACGGCATCCTTGGCGAATCACACGTTTCCGAAGCCCCAGCCTGTGCTCCACGGCCCCTCGGTCCATCCCCGGCCGGGAAGCTGGCTCGCCCTCAGCTCACATCATCTTAAGCAAAGTTGCCGCCATTTCTGAAGGCGTTGCCGCGACTCCGATGCCAGCGGCTTGGAAAGCTTCAATCTTGGCGGCAGCGGTTCCCTTACCTCCGCTCACAATCGCGCCGGCATGGCCCATGCGGCGTCCCGGGGGAGCCGTCGCTCCCGCGATGAATCCTGCCACCGGCTTGGTGCCGTGCTGCTTGATCCACTCTGCCGCTTCCTCCTCGGCGCTCCCGCCAATCTCCCCAATCATGATAATCCCATGGGTCTCCGGATCGTTCATGAACATCTTGATGACATCGAGATGAGAGGTGCCATTGACCGGATCACCGCCAATTCCAACACAGGTGCTCTGACCCACTCCGCGGGCAGTGAGCTGAAATACCGCTTCATACGTCAGCGTGCCGCTGCGGGACACCACTCCGATGTTACCACGCTTGTGAATGTAACCGGGGGCGATGCCAATGCGGCAGCCACCGTGGCTGTCCTTACCCTCTCCAGGGGTGACCACGCCCGGGCAGTTAGGCCCAATCAGACGGGTCTTCTTGCCTTCCATCGCTCGACGGACTCGAATCATGTCGTTCACCGGGATCCCCTCGGTGATGCACACCACTAGATCCATTCCGGCATCAACGGCTTCCAAAATGGCATCCGCCGCGAACGGCGGCGGTACGAACACGGCACTCGCCGTCGCTCCGGTCACTTTAACCGCATCGGCCACCGTATCAAAAATCGGAACCTTGCTCTCAAAAAATTGCCCGCCCTTGCCCGGAGTGACCCCGGCAACAACCTGAGTGCCGTAAGCCAAGCTCAGCTGGGTGTGGCGGGCGCCAAACGCTCCAGTGATGCCCTGGACCAACACCTTGGTTTGTGGAGTGACGAAGATAGCCATGTGTGAAAAAGAGTGAGTTAAATTGATCGAATGAATCAGGCGCCAACAGATTTGACGACCTTTTGGGCGGCGTCCGCCATGGTATCCCCGCTGATGATGGTCAGGCCGCTGTTCCTGAGGCTGTCTTTGCCCGCGGCCACATTGTTGCCTTCCAGTCGAACCACCAAGGGCAGCTTGAGCCCGGTCTCACGAACGGCCTCCACGATGCCGGTGGCAATTACATTGCAGTCCATGATGCCACCAAAGATGTTCACGAAGATCGCCTTCACAGAAGGATCACTCAGGATGATCTTGAAGGCAGCCGCTACCTGCTCCTTGCTCGCGCCGCCGCCCACGTCCAAGAAATTCGCCGGATCGCCGCCGTAGTGCTTAATGATATCCATGGTGGCCATGGCCAACCCGGCCCCATTCACCAAACAGGCGATGTTCCCGTCCAACTTGATGTAGTTCAGGGAGAACTTACTGGCCTCGATCTCCAAGGGCGATTCCTCCGCCAGATCGCGCATCGCCTGAATGTCGGGATGCCGATACAGCGCATTGTCGTCCAGACCGATCTTGGCATCGACTGCCACCAACGCTTCCTTGCCGTCGGGTCCGGTGACAATGCACAACGGATTAATCTCGACCATCGAGGCGTCGCTTTCCCACCAGGTTCGGTAGACCGCCTGGATCAACTTCACGCCCGAATTGAAGGCATCGCCCTTGAGGCCGAGCGCAGTGGCGATCTTCCGGGCCTGATACGGCATCATCCCCACAGCCGGGTCGATGTGCTCGCGAACAATCTTCTCGGGCGTCTTGGCCGCCACTTCTTCAATGTCGACACCACCCTCGGTGCTCGCCATCACCAGCGGGCGAGAGACGGCACGGTCCAGCAAAACGGCCAAGTAAAGCTCCTTCTTGATGTCTGGAGCGGAGGCAATCAAGAGCTTGCTGACCAAGCGGCCCTCGGGACCCGTTTGCTTGGTCACGAGCACATTGCCGAGCATGGCTTTGGCTTTGTCGAACACCTCGTCCGCGGTTTTGCACAGTTTGACGCCCCCTTGAAACCCGCTCTTGAAGGTCCCCTTTCCACGGCCACCGGCGTGGATCTGCGATTTGACGACCGCCAGGGTCGAACCCTTGGCGAAAATGCCCTCCGCGATTTTACGGGCAGCTTCCGGGGTGTCGCACACCTCGCCCTGAGGCACATTGACCCCGTGTCGCTTTAACAGATCCTTAGCTTGATACTCGTGAATGTTCATTCGTTGTCAGGAAGCCGATGTCGCCAAAAAAACACCGCCCGATCGGGCGGCGGCACACACTATCGTTGATCGATCGGAAGCACCTTAAGCCCGGAGGGCCCGGTGTAAACACTTTGCGGACGAATCAGCCGATTATCGGCCAACTGCTCCAGCACATGCGCCGTCCATCCCGCGGTGCGCGCAATCGCGAAAATCGGGGTAAACAAGTCGGTGGGAATGCCCAGCGAATAGTAGACGGTAGCCGAGTAGAAATCGACGTTCGCGTGGAGATTCTTGCGCTCCAACATGAGTTGGGCAATCCGTTCGCTCATCTGGATCCACTTCGGCTCGCCAATCTGCGCGCTCAGCTTTTGCGCCATGCGCTTGAGATGGGGAGCCCGGGGGTCCAGCACCTTGTAAATCCGATGCCCAATGCCCATGATCTTCTTCTTCTGGGCCATGGCATCCTCAATGTAGGCATCCACACTGGCCAGATCACCAATCTCCTGCAGCATCTTGATCACGCCCTCGTTGGCACCCCCATGCAACGGCCCTTTCAGCGTGCCGATCGCGCTGGTCACCGCCGAATACATGTCGCTCAAGGTCGCAATGGTCACCCGAGCCGCAAAGGTCGAGGCGTTCATGCCGTGATCCGCATGCAGCACATAGCACAGATCCATGGTGCTCTCCATGTCGGCCGAGGGCTTCTCTCCGTTGATCATCCACAGAAAATTCGCCCCTTCTCCGAGCGTCGGATCCGGATGGACCAGGCTCAACCCTTGGCGATGGCGGTGGAAATAAGCGGTCACGACCGGAATCTGAGAAATCAATCGCAGTGCCTTGCGCCGCTGCGCATGCTGGGAATCGTCCTCCGCCGTGGTGTCGAAGCACCCGAGAATCGACACCGCCGTGCGCAACGCATGCATGGGCGGTGTGTCCTTGGGAAGATTGAGAATGGTGTCAATCACACCCTGCGGAAGATCCCGAAACCCAGCCAGAGTCGCACGCAACTCGGAAAGCTCCTTGCGGCTCGGCAGATGGTTGTGGTGCAGCAAGTGCACCACTTCCTCATAACTCACCCGACCCGCCAACTCATCGATGTCATAACCGCAGTAGATCAAACGGCCCACTTCTCCCTGAACATCGCTGAGACGGGTTTTGGCCGCGACAACACCCTCTAAACCTTTCGTGATTGTTGCTGGATCTGACATGAATTTGAGCCCTAGAAATTCGTTAACCGCAAGACGACCGAAGCCTAGGTAAGGGGGAATCCTCAGTCAATGGGTTTGTGCTCAACCACGTCCGGACGGGCATTTCATAACCAATCTTGCAGGGCACAAATCAACAAACTAATGCATCGGCGACTTCATGGGAGTGACCAGAATCTTGTCCACACGATGCCGATCCATGTCCAAAACCTCCCAAACATAGCCCTGATCCCTAAAGGTTTCTCCCTCCTTGGGAAGATGCCCCAGATGCTTGGTGATGTAGCCAGAGAGGGTCTGATACTCGTCCTGGTCGAACGCGACGCCCGGAATGGTTTTGGCAACGCGATCCACCTCCATGAGGCCATCGACTAACCAGGTGCCATCCTCCCTCTTTTGAGCCCCCGGCCGCGCGCGCTCCTCGGCAGTGGGAAACTCGCCCACGATCGCTTCCATCACGTCATTAATGGTGACCAGTCCGGAAATGCCGCCAAACTCGTCCGCCACCAAGGCGAGGTGTTTGCCACGCTGCTTGAAGGTCTCGAGCAACTGCAAGGCGTCCTGGCTCTCCGGCACCACCAAAGGCGGGACCATCAAATCTTTTAAACGCACCCCGGCGTTGGCCGCAAGATTGGCATAGATCGACTTCACCGACACCAGGCCGACGATGTGGTCCCGGTTTCCGGCATACACCGGAAAATAGCTGTGATTGCTCACGACGATCTTGTGCCAGATCGCCTCATGCGGATCGTCCTGGTTCAGAAAGATCACCTTGGTCCGAGGCGTCATCAGATCGCGCACGCGGAGTTGATCCAACTCCAACACACTCGACACGATCTCGCTTTCGACTTTGTTGAACGCGCCAGCGCGCATCCCCTCTGCCATCAGCACTCGCACCTCTTCCTCGTTGATGGCGTTCGCCGGTTCAGGCTTGATGCGGAAGAGGCGCAGCAGCAACTCCGTGGAACCCGATAGAAAATCAACCAATGGCGCACAGGTCGCTGACAGGCGGCGCATAAACCTGGATACCAGCAGCGCGATCCCCTCAGGATTGCCGAGCCCAATGCGTTTGGGTACCAGTTCGCCCAGAACCAATGAAAGATACGTGATGAGCAAAACGACTACCCCGAAAGAGACCGGACGGGCGTAGGGAGCCAACCCCGGCAACTGTGCCAGGTGGGGGACGAGGTGCTCGGACAGTCGAGCTCCACCGAACGCACCAGCGATGACTCCCACCAGTGTAATCCCGCATTGCACCGTGGCAAGAAAGCGGTTGGGCGATTCAGCTAATTCCAGGGCAGCCTTGGCGCGTTCGTCTCCCTGCTCGGCCAATCGACGCAACCGGCCTTTATTGGCCGAAACCACGGCGATCTCCGTCATAGCAAACACCCCGTTTGCAACGAGAAGCAACACCACAACGATCAGTTCCACAGCAAGTTCGGTCATCCGGCTGTAAGCGAAGGGCCAGTTGCCGCTTCCGTCAACCCTCTTTCCGAAGGGGATGATAAGGGGTCAGGTGGTAGTTCGTAGACCCTCATCACTCATCACTCATCACTCACCGAACTCACTTCGTCCGGGTACGGTAGGTCCACGAACGCCCCGTTGCCGGCACTTGAACGATGTAGTCGCGAGCATCCTTGGCCACGCTCAACTTCAAATGGTTCCCGCTGCACTTTTCCGCGTGATTCGCGATCATTTCATCCGGAGCCGCGTTCTGGCCGTCGGCCCGCACATTCTTGTGCACCTGATAGACCGCCTGAATCGAAGCCGTGCTCTTCAACGTCTGCACCACCTCTGCGGCCGTCCCTTTACGAGGCCCATTGTTCATCACGGCTACCGTCGGTGCCAACGACTGAACCAGCAGCGGATGATTGCTCACATCCAGGCCGTGGTGGTTCGCTTGATAAACATCCACCGTCCCGATGCGGTTCACGGGGCAAACCAATTGCTGCTCGATGTTCCAGGTCAGGTCGCCGCCATCAAAAAATCGGAAGTCTCCAAATTGAAGCACCCAAACCGAGCTGTTGGCGTTGTCCGACGGATCGGGGTCCTTGAGCTTGGGCTGATCGCATCCCGCCAAGCCAGTCGCACCCGCGGGGGCCGCCACGAACTCCTTCTTGGAGGCGAAGCACTTTAAGGAGAGCCGAGGTCCCCCACTCACCGGTTTCAATGGAATCTCCAATCCCGCCTTGACCTGTACACGCTGCTCTACCTTCATCTCGCGGTAGGGCCGGATCATCAAGGGCCAGCGGGTATTGGCTTTGTTGCCGTCCGGGTCCGAGTCCGTAACGCCGCCGTCGTAGACCGTCCCGATGGGGAGGAGCTGACTCAGCTCCGGCGCGCCCCCGAAATGATCGATGTGCAGGTGAGTCACGATCACGTGATCGATCCGCTTCAGTCCGGCCGCTTCGACGGCAACCCGGTGCATCCGTTGCGGATCGCGCCCGCCGGGATTACCTGCATCGATGAGGATCGACTCGTCGTTCGGGGTCACAATCAGGGTGGATCCGCCCCCTTCGGAATCGATCCAATAGATGTCGAGAGTCCCGGATTGTTTCCCGGCGAACGAGGGGGGAACCAAGGCCAGGAGAGCCACGGCCAGGATGGCAAGAATGGGGGTCTTCATAGGTTTCGGAGCGGAAGCTAACAAAGGAGCGATCGTTTGAGAACCGAGAATCCAAGAATTCCGCCGATGAAAACCTCTTGCGCCGCGCTGCTCCCTCGTCTAATTTTCGTGGCTCTTGGAAACGGGTTGGTAGCTCAGTTGGTAGAGCAGTGCCCTTTTAAGGCATTGGTCGTGGGTTCGAGTCCCACCCAACCCACCACTTTTTGCTGGGATTTTCTGGCTCAATAGCCCCCAGCCCCCAACTTCGCGGTGCCGCCCGATGCGTCCGCTCCCGACTTCTCGGCCGCCTCCCGCCGTCGATACTCATCCAGCATGGCGGCCGTGGCGGTCGCCCCACAGCGGGAACCACCCAAATCGCGAACTTTGATCAGCCCATCCAGATCGCGCACCCCACCGGCCGCCTTGACCTGAACCTTCGCCGACACGCTCGCGCGCATCAGCGCCAGATCGTGTTCGGTGGCCCCTTTGTAGTTATAGCTGCCATCCGGCTGCTTCACGAAGCCGTACCCGGAAGAAGTCTTCACCCAATCCGCCCCCGCCTTCTCGCAAAGCTCACAGAGCTTCCGCTTGAACTCGTCCGAGCTCAGACCAGCGCCTCCCTTCGTCAAATAGTCGTTCTCAAAAATGACCTTCACCTTCGCCCCCCGTCCATGCGCTTCCGCGCACACG contains:
- a CDS encoding citrate synthase (catalyzes the formation of citrate from acetyl-CoA and oxaloacetate), encoding MSDPATITKGLEGVVAAKTRLSDVQGEVGRLIYCGYDIDELAGRVSYEEVVHLLHHNHLPSRKELSELRATLAGFRDLPQGVIDTILNLPKDTPPMHALRTAVSILGCFDTTAEDDSQHAQRRKALRLISQIPVVTAYFHRHRQGLSLVHPDPTLGEGANFLWMINGEKPSADMESTMDLCYVLHADHGMNASTFAARVTIATLSDMYSAVTSAIGTLKGPLHGGANEGVIKMLQEIGDLASVDAYIEDAMAQKKKIMGIGHRIYKVLDPRAPHLKRMAQKLSAQIGEPKWIQMSERIAQLMLERKNLHANVDFYSATVYYSLGIPTDLFTPIFAIARTAGWTAHVLEQLADNRLIRPQSVYTGPSGLKVLPIDQR
- the sucD gene encoding succinate--CoA ligase subunit alpha; translation: MAIFVTPQTKVLVQGITGAFGARHTQLSLAYGTQVVAGVTPGKGGQFFESKVPIFDTVADAVKVTGATASAVFVPPPFAADAILEAVDAGMDLVVCITEGIPVNDMIRVRRAMEGKKTRLIGPNCPGVVTPGEGKDSHGGCRIGIAPGYIHKRGNIGVVSRSGTLTYEAVFQLTARGVGQSTCVGIGGDPVNGTSHLDVIKMFMNDPETHGIIMIGEIGGSAEEEAAEWIKQHGTKPVAGFIAGATAPPGRRMGHAGAIVSGGKGTAAAKIEAFQAAGIGVAATPSEMAATLLKMM
- the deoC gene encoding deoxyribose-phosphate aldolase, with the protein product MKYTYEDLAKMIDHSLLHPTMTDQELEDGCRLAAKYGVASVCIKPYAVKRAAELLKGSGVVVGAVIGFPHGNSATESKRYETELACRDGATEIDMVINIGKALGGDWDYVARDIQVVCAEAHGRGAKVKVIFENDYLTKGGAGLSSDEFKRKLCELCEKAGADWVKTSSGYGFVKQPDGSYNYKGATEHDLALMRASVSAKVQVKAAGGVRDLDGLIKVRDLGGSRCGATATAAMLDEYRRREAAEKSGADASGGTAKLGAGGY
- a CDS encoding HlyC/CorC family transporter, encoding MTELAVELIVVVLLLVANGVFAMTEIAVVSANKGRLRRLAEQGDERAKAALELAESPNRFLATVQCGITLVGVIAGAFGGARLSEHLVPHLAQLPGLAPYARPVSFGVVVLLITYLSLVLGELVPKRIGLGNPEGIALLVSRFMRRLSATCAPLVDFLSGSTELLLRLFRIKPEPANAINEEEVRVLMAEGMRAGAFNKVESEIVSSVLELDQLRVRDLMTPRTKVIFLNQDDPHEAIWHKIVVSNHSYFPVYAGNRDHIVGLVSVKSIYANLAANAGVRLKDLMVPPLVVPESQDALQLLETFKQRGKHLALVADEFGGISGLVTINDVMEAIVGEFPTAEERARPGAQKREDGTWLVDGLMEVDRVAKTIPGVAFDQDEYQTLSGYITKHLGHLPKEGETFRDQGYVWEVLDMDRHRVDKILVTPMKSPMH
- the nusB gene encoding transcription antitermination factor NusB, whose translation is MGTRRKARERALQFLYQFDFNPAENLGEAMDHFFESQRLAALKEDKPTLVGTPDPESAAPTTDDLALRSFSEPLIRGVIQHRDAIDAEIQKFAHNWDIRRMAAVDRNILRLAVYEMRHRDDIPPVVSINEAVEIAKRFSTQDSGKFVNGILDKIKGELLRPARAVTS
- the sucC gene encoding ADP-forming succinate--CoA ligase subunit beta; amino-acid sequence: MNIHEYQAKDLLKRHGVNVPQGEVCDTPEAARKIAEGIFAKGSTLAVVKSQIHAGGRGKGTFKSGFQGGVKLCKTADEVFDKAKAMLGNVLVTKQTGPEGRLVSKLLIASAPDIKKELYLAVLLDRAVSRPLVMASTEGGVDIEEVAAKTPEKIVREHIDPAVGMMPYQARKIATALGLKGDAFNSGVKLIQAVYRTWWESDASMVEINPLCIVTGPDGKEALVAVDAKIGLDDNALYRHPDIQAMRDLAEESPLEIEASKFSLNYIKLDGNIACLVNGAGLAMATMDIIKHYGGDPANFLDVGGGASKEQVAAAFKIILSDPSVKAIFVNIFGGIMDCNVIATGIVEAVRETGLKLPLVVRLEGNNVAAGKDSLRNSGLTIISGDTMADAAQKVVKSVGA
- the ftsY gene encoding signal recognition particle-docking protein FtsY; its protein translation is MFSLLQKFKDGLSKTKDKLVHEIKRIVTLSPKLSGASLEEIEMALLGADLGATVTDQICREARKAYETQGRSGVDFLEIARREVEKSLSGAQAPLVKAASGVTVVSMVGVNGSGKTTTAAKLASLVQNRGQVAMLAACDTFRAAAIEQLKLWGQRLNVPVIAGEHGADAASVAHDAVVAAQGRGADYLFVDTAGRLHTKHNLMQELVKVHRVMDKKLAGAPHETLLVLDGSTGMNALNQAREFNKSVKITGLVITKLDGTSKGGMVVAIHRELGLPIKFIGLGEKPEDLQPFDSKEFSAALFSE
- a CDS encoding PHP domain-containing protein gives rise to the protein MADLHLHTRFSDGTYSPDELASEAARHGLQAVSLTDHDTVEGCPPMAEACARHGIEFIEGCEFTAQASNGVELHILGYYLDIEHARLLSVLNHYQGVRQERIRQMVQRLNEVGVALEADQVFELAGCRSPGRPHIARALVQAGFCATSDEAFDRYLKMHRPAWVPKAKLSVDEAIQLIHQAGGVAVMAHPALNRSDDLIPELAALGLDGLECWHSRHSPSDVDRYRRMADQLHLLVSGGSDCHGMNKGCPLIGGVKIPYPFVERLRERRDRVRSAGR
- a CDS encoding PilT/PilU family type 4a pilus ATPase; the encoded protein is MNAQLLQLIGVAKDHGASDLHIEAGLPAALRIRGQLRALDQALPPKDTLAMAQSLLQSEGWNQFLQRRSADLSVTAQGIRCRINILQTARGVGMAIRILAAHQVTLDALNLHPDLKRLAQAHTGLLVVTGPTGSGKSSTVAAYVEEINQTEARNIITIESPIEFLHRPKKAYLRQREVGRDTPSFEQALMDALREDPDVLVVGEMRDPSTMRLTLSAAETGHLVITTMHSGTATEALQRLVSSFPPEAQSSVRAQLADCLVGVIAQRLRYRPDLKLRVPECEVLIMTHATRAQVRAGEFHKLASSIETGAEHGMWSFARYSHWIENRKQWFNAAELLPAEPDELPASVLPPLPSPGIPQALPRPVSTPPPPPPTSEPTRPGRRIEIEPIEGAVDELLKRLGPS
- a CDS encoding MBL fold metallo-hydrolase, which codes for MKTPILAILAVALLALVPPSFAGKQSGTLDIYWIDSEGGGSTLIVTPNDESILIDAGNPGGRDPQRMHRVAVEAAGLKRIDHVIVTHLHIDHFGGAPELSQLLPIGTVYDGGVTDSDPDGNKANTRWPLMIRPYREMKVEQRVQVKAGLEIPLKPVSGGPRLSLKCFASKKEFVAAPAGATGLAGCDQPKLKDPDPSDNANSSVWVLQFGDFRFFDGGDLTWNIEQQLVCPVNRIGTVDVYQANHHGLDVSNHPLLVQSLAPTVAVMNNGPRKGTAAEVVQTLKSTASIQAVYQVHKNVRADGQNAAPDEMIANHAEKCSGNHLKLSVAKDARDYIVQVPATGRSWTYRTRTK